A part of Botrytis cinerea B05.10 chromosome 2, complete sequence genomic DNA contains:
- the Bcjac1 gene encoding Bcjac1: MRSSMIPRSLMRSCRTASTRPAIVRHTALVCQTCHQQSNPLFQAAAAISSRRNASSSTNPSPSASPEQTTPPFASTPQTHYDLFPLTLPRGPPPSGPFHVDVRALRNEFLRLQASAHPDLHSASNKARAEATSALINEAYKTLQSPLLRAQYLLGLQGVDVHDETGKTGGEEGDNELLMEVLETREEMEEAEEEGDLDGLKARNEERIVKSEDVVGKALESGDMETARRETVRLRYWVNVRDSLHAWEKGKPVVMVH; this comes from the coding sequence ATGCGATCGTCAATGATACCACGAAGTCTTATGCGCTCATGTAGGACGGCTTCTACTCGACCTGCAATCGTTCGCCACACAGCTCTCGTTTGCCAAACCTGCCACCAGCAATCCAACCCTCTTTTCCAAGCTGCGGCAGCAATTTCCTCCCGCAGAAACGCATCTTCGTCCACGAACCCCTCGCCATCTGCTTCGCCAGAACAAACGACTCCTCCTTTCGCCTCAACCCCGCAAACCCACTACGATCTTTTCCCCCTCACTCTTCCTCGCGGCCCGCCACCCTCCGGCCCCTTCCACGTCGACGTTCGTGCGCTGCGCAACGAATTTCTCCGTCTACAGGCAAGCGCACACCCAGACTTACACTCAGCATCGAATAAAGCCCGCGCCGAAGCTACTAGTGCTTTAATCAACGAGGCATACAAAACATTACAATCGCCTCTGTTGCGTGCGCAATATCTGTTGGGACTTCAGGGAGTAGATGTACATGATGAGACTGGAAAGAcaggaggggaagagggggaTAATGAGTTATTGATGGAAGTTTTGGAGACAagagaggaaatggaggaggcggaggaagagggagactTGGATGGATTGAAGGCTCGAAATGAGGAGCGAATTGTTAAGAGTGAGGATGTGGTAGGGAAGGCTTTGGAGTCTGGGGATATGGAGACGGCAAGGAGAGAGACGGTCCGGTTGAGATATTGGGTCAATGTGAGGGATAGTTTGCATGCGTGGGAGAAGGGCAAGCCGGTTGTTATGGTGCATTGA
- the Bcmps1 gene encoding Bcmps1, with protein sequence MATASPTPMGSSQFAAIRRPASRNAYKQPPNRPSSTRPDTEAARHYSLNDSSDDEIPMPMKLSALTKALLDDEASVVETPIAARTTPEHPQTSHTRVESAGILGSSTRGKQSPLGSRENSPTYPRRVVRVSGTPGSTSLRRGPSLSSAVQKHNEQQAAPKTEAGALDLSTPAPVPRTVRVSIGRTSIGSSGRPSGRSESPQQENEYENEGQYEYPSTVTRSHLAVSQGSVSRYNPSTVGRSRYGEEVGLQSSMRVKRGAVPKVFGTFMRGPARRGRPRISQSDEEQSPMEENANSNEVGSNQEPQSQESQYGEQESQNKSPTPELELARRAPISSYRDYASSGSPSSKNGLNSALHSRSPPPPTLSSSRGSDPRSVPSASKQQPVFKIPAPRPGVPATYDQENDAPPTFRRNKQPSTNTNSAEKQTRPESFDIRANGSPERRPLAVRSQNTPRRPAPPPPKMSVLEAATSTAGAATTSHANNRRNRLKVNGKIFTRLDVIGRGGSSKVYRVMAENSKIFALKRVSLEDADESAIRGFKGEIDLLKKLGSVERVIHLYDYELNDERGVLSVLMEMGELDMNTILNLRMKSEQAKLDINFVRYYWKEMLECLQAVHAYDIVHSDLKPHNFVLVQGRLKLIDFGIANAIQTEETVNVHRETQIGTPNYMSPESLMDSNASDGRNRNEPKLMKLGKPSDIWSLGCILYQMTYGRAPFGHIQNQLQRCQAIINFSYEIEYPAYGVGGVLVPSSLIRTLKNCLNRDQHKRPSAEELLGDNDTFLNPLEIDLDKHFPMSEELLGRILQNVIQKCEALGRVPSEGELLTSWPKGYFASLRKAERGGT encoded by the exons ATGGCGACAGCTTCACCAACCCCAATGGGGTCGAGTCAATTCGCAGCTATCCGAAGACCTGCCTCACGGAATGCATACAAACAGCCTCCTAACCGACCGTCTTCTACCCGTCCAGATACAGAAGCAGCTCGACATTATTCGCTCAACGACAGCTCCGACGACGAAATTCCAATGCCGATGAAATTGAGTGCCCTAACCAAAGCTTTACTAGACGACGAGGCCTCAGTTGTTGAAACCCCAATCGCTGCTCGTACGACACCAGAGCACCCTCAAACATCACACACAAGAGTGGAGAGTGCGGGTATATTGGGGTCATCTACCAGGGGGAAGCAATCGCCGCTTGGGAGCCGTGAAAATAGCCCTACCTATCCACGACGAGTTGTGCGAGTGAGTGGCACGCCTGGCTCTACATCGCTACGGAGAGGTCCTTCATTATCCAGTGCGGTTCAGAAGCACAATGAACAGCAAGCAGCACCAAAAACGGAAGCAGGCGCATTAGATCTTAGCACGCCAGCACCAGTACCTCGAACCGTACGAGTATCTATCGGTAGAACTTCAATTGGCTCTTCCGGAAGACCTTCTGGTAGATCAGAATCCCCACAACAGGAAAACGAGTATGAGAATGAAGGGCAATATGAATATCCTTCAACAGTTACAAGGTCACATCTAGCTGTGAGCCAGGGAAGTGTATCGAGATACAATCCCTCTACCGTAGGCCGTTCGAGGTATGGCGAAGAAGTAGGATTGCAAAGTTCGATGAGAGTCAAGAGGGGTGCAGTTCCCAAAGTTTTTGGAACATTCATGAGAGGCCCGGCTCGCAGAGGACGACCACGGATATCTCAGTCAGATGAAGAACAGAGCCCAATGGAGGAGAATGCAAACAGCAATGAAGTCGGATCTAATCAAGAACCTCAAAGTCAGGAATCGCAATATGGGGAACAAGAAAGCCAGAATAAAAGTCCAACGCCAGAGTTAGAATTAGCTAGGCGGGCTCCCATCTCCTCGTACAGAGACTACGCCTCTTCAGGCAGTCCTAGCTCGAAGAACGGCTTAAATTCAGCCCTGCATTCTAGGTCGCCACCACCCCCCACTTTATCTAGTTCTCGCGGATCTGATCCTCGCTCCGTTCCCTCTGCGTCGAAGCAACAACCCGTGTTCAAGATACCAGCTCCACGTCCAGGTGTTCCTGCAACTTATGATCAAGAAAATGATGCGCCTCCAACATTTAGGCGGAATAAACAGCCTTCAACAAACACGAATAGTGCGGAAAAGCAAACTCGGCCAGAAAGCTTCGATATACGTGCCAATGGGTCTCCGGAGAGACGTCCTCTGGCTGTCCGGAGTCAGAATACTCCTCGAAGACCTGCACCACCCCCACCAAAGATGTCGGTATTAGAGGCCGCGACCAGTACTGCGGGTGCCGCTACTACATCTCACGCCAATAACCGAAGAAATAGGCTGAAGGTCAATGGGAAAATATTCACACGTTTGGATGTCATTGGGCGTGGGGGTAGTTCGAAAGTATACCGAGTGATGGCAGAGAACTCGAAAATATTCGCATTGAAGCGTGTTTCCTTGGAAGATGCAGATGAATCGGCTATACGTGGTTTCAAGGGCGAAATCGACTTGTTAAAGAAGCTAGGCTCAGTAGAAAGAGTAATTCACTTATATGACTAcgaattgaatgatgagaGAGGAGTCCTTAGTGTG CTTATGGAGATGGGAGAATTGGATATGAACACAATCTTAAATCTGCGCATGAAATCTGAGCAGGCCAAGTTGGACATCAATTTTGTTCGCTACTACTGGAAAGAAATGCTTGAGTGTCTCCAAGCTGTTCACGCTTACGATATTGTTCATTCTGATTTGAAGCCTCACAACTTTGTGCTTGTTCAAGGCCGCCTCAAGCTGATAGATTTCGGAATCGCCAACGCAATCCAAACAGAAGAAACTGTAAACGTCCATCGTGAAACACAAATTGGTACTCCAAATTATATGTCCCCTGAATCCCTCATGGACTCAAACGCTTCTGATGGGAGGAATCGCAACGAACCAAAACTCATGAAACTCGGGAAACCATCCGATATATGGAGTCTGGGCTGTATACTTTATCAAATGACCTATGGTCGTGCTCCATTTGGTCATATTCAAAACCAACTGCAGCGTTGCCAAGCGATCATAAACTTCAGCTATGAGATCGAATATCCAGCATACGGTGTGGGTGGTGTTTTGGTTCCAAGCTCTTTAATTCGAACCCTCAAAAACTGCCTGAACCGAGATCAGCACAAAAGACCATCGGCAGAAGAACTATTAGGGGACAACGACACATTTTTGAATCCGTTAGAAATCGATTTGGATAAACACTTTCCCATGTCAGAAGAATTGCTAGGCAGAATTTTGCAAAATGTTATACAAAAATGCGAAGCACTAGGAAGAGTGCCTAGTGAAGGAGAACTCTTGACTTCCTGGCCTAAAGGCTATTTCGCAAGTTTACGGAAGGCCGAGAGAGGTGGGACATGA
- the Bcmnn10 gene encoding Bcmnn10, with amino-acid sequence MSLSRSPSPRPGGGWASPGLSSPYANVSGRSSPNKMQRTGGNGGSVTWESARAKSEEVNGYPSFSTKNNGFFNRHIRNISNSLPHFHMGGDGSYAEKEKLGRGRFLGSSKLARIRNALARVSRKMRMRFMIVLGFVMMIILFYSTPLHYWWRRATHLGGGKKFVIILAANQGGGVMEWKGPREWAIERDSVKNKRKYANKWGYELEIVDMSTKKRYAHEWRESWEKVDTIRNSLRKYPEAEWFWWLDLNTFIMEPSYSLQSHIFNSLAKNTYRDINDYNPLNITHPLESPYLDPESRSKVGDGQTSSINLIVPQDCSGFNLGSFFVKRSAWTDRLLDVWWDPVGYEQKHMEWEHKEQDALEFLYINQPWIRPHTAFIPQRKINSFPPGACSDNGNDTRIHYDEHDRDFLVNMAGCEWGRDCWGEMYNYRELSNFLNRTWWERFKEDLVIKAWQKIMGKSKPKDAANGSS; translated from the exons ATGTCACTATCGCGAAGTCCATCTCCAAGACCTGGAGGAGGATGGGCTAGTCCAGGCCTTTCAAGCCCTTATGCCAATGTCAGTGGAAGATCCAGCCCAAATAAAATGCAAAGGACAGGCGGAAATGGAGGTTCGGTGACTTGGGAGTCTGCGAGAGCAAAGAGCGAGGAAGTCAATGGTTATCCTTCATTTTCAACCAAAAACAATGGCTTCTTCAATCGACACATCAGAAATATATCAAACAGTCTGCCGCATTTTCACATGGGAGGCGATGGCAGTTATGcggaaaaagagaaattggGGCGCGGACGATTCTTAGGTTCCTCAAAGCTGGCACGCATAAGAAACGCTCTTGCGAGAGTCAGTCGCAAGATGAGGATGCGATTTATGATTGTTTTGGGGTTTGTAATGATGATAATTCTTTTCTATTCTACAC CTTTACATTACTGGTGGCGCCGAGCAACGCATCTTGGAGGGGGCAAAAAGTTCGTTATAATACTGGCAGCAAATCAAGGAGGTGGAGTTATGGAGTGGAAGGGACCAAGGGAATGGGCAATCGAAAGGGACAGCGTGAAAAACAAACGCAAATACGCAAACAAATGGGGATATGAATTGGAGATCGTGGACATGAGCACCAAGAAGAGATACGCACACGAATGGAGAGAGAGTTGGGAAAAGGTTGACACTATCCGGAATTCCCTGAGGAAATATCCTGAAGCTGAATG GTTTTGGTGGCTCGACCTCAACACCTTCATTATGGAACCTTCCTACTCCCTCCAATCCCACATCTTCAACAGCTTAGCCAAAAACACCTACCGCGATATCAATGATTACAACCCACTGAACATAACACACCCTCTCGAATCTCCCTATCTAGATCCCGAATCGCGTAGCAAAGTCGGAGACGGTCAAACAAGCTCTATAAACCTTATAGTTCCACAAGATTGTTCTGGTTTCAATCTCGGTTCTTTCTTCGTCAAACGCAGCGCATGGACTGACCGCCTCCTCGACGTATGGTGGGACCCTGTCGGCTACGAACAAAAACACATGGAATGGGAACATAAAGAACAAGACGCGCTCGAATTCTTGTACATCAACCAACCTTGGATCCGTCCTCATACCGCATTTATTCCCCAGCGCAAAATCAACAGTTTCCCACCTGGAGCATGCTCGGATAATGGAAACGATACGCGCATTCATTATGATGAACATGATCGGGATTTCTTGGTGAATATGGCAGGTTGTGAATGGGGACGTGATTGTTGGGGTGAGATGTACAATTACAGGGAGTTGAGTAACTTCTTGAACAGAACATGGTGGGAGAGGTTCAAGGAGGATCTGGTTATCAAGGCATGGCAAAAGATCATGGGAAAATCGAAGCCAAAGGATGCCGCGAATGGCAGTTCATAA